One segment of Bradyrhizobium sp. CB2312 DNA contains the following:
- the gmd gene encoding GDP-mannose 4,6-dehydratase, whose protein sequence is MAAQESKRRVALITGVTGQDGAYLAEYLLSLGYIVHGIKRRSSSFNTARVDHLYQDPHVGNGPFLMHYGDMTDSTNLIRLMQQIRPTEIYNLAAQSHVAVSFESPEYTANADAIGVLRLLEAIRILGMEKQTRFYQASTSELYGLVQEIPQKETTPFYPRSPYGVAKLYGYWITVNYREAYGMFASNGILFNHESPIRGETFVTRKITRAVARIEVGLEDTLYLGNLEAKRDWGHAKDYVEGMHMILQADKPDDFVLATGETRSVREMVELAFAQVGRRIAWRGQGVDETGVDETTGKTVVKIDPTYFRPTEVDLLVGDASKARQVLGWKPKRTFAQLVEEMVASDLAEAKRDAGRGKHSV, encoded by the coding sequence ATGGCGGCTCAGGAGTCAAAACGGCGCGTTGCGCTGATTACGGGCGTCACCGGGCAGGACGGCGCCTATCTCGCCGAATATCTGCTGTCGCTCGGCTATATCGTGCACGGCATCAAGCGCCGCTCGTCCTCGTTCAACACCGCGCGCGTCGATCACCTCTACCAGGACCCGCATGTCGGCAACGGGCCGTTCCTGATGCACTATGGCGACATGACGGATTCGACCAATCTGATCCGCCTGATGCAGCAGATCCGCCCCACCGAGATCTACAATCTCGCCGCGCAGAGCCACGTCGCCGTCAGCTTCGAGAGCCCGGAATATACCGCCAATGCCGACGCCATCGGCGTGCTGCGCCTCCTGGAGGCGATCCGCATCCTCGGCATGGAGAAGCAGACGCGGTTCTACCAGGCCTCGACCTCCGAGCTCTACGGCCTCGTGCAGGAGATCCCGCAGAAGGAGACCACGCCGTTCTATCCGCGCTCGCCTTATGGCGTCGCCAAGCTCTACGGCTACTGGATCACGGTGAACTACCGCGAAGCCTATGGCATGTTCGCCAGCAACGGCATCCTGTTCAACCACGAGAGCCCGATCCGCGGTGAGACCTTCGTCACCCGCAAGATCACCCGCGCCGTCGCTCGGATCGAAGTCGGCCTCGAGGACACGCTCTATCTCGGCAATCTCGAAGCCAAGCGCGACTGGGGGCATGCGAAGGACTACGTCGAAGGCATGCACATGATCCTCCAGGCCGACAAGCCTGACGATTTCGTGCTCGCCACCGGCGAGACGCGCTCGGTGCGCGAAATGGTCGAGCTGGCCTTTGCGCAGGTCGGCCGCCGCATCGCGTGGCGCGGGCAGGGCGTCGACGAGACCGGCGTCGATGAGACGACCGGCAAGACCGTGGTGAAGATCGATCCCACCTATTTCCGACCGACCGAGGTCGATCTCCTGGTCGGTGACGCCAGCAAGGCGCGCCAGGTGCTCGGCTGGAAGCCGAAACGGACGTTTGCGCAGCTCGTCGAGGAGATGGTGGCGAGCGATCTGGCGGAGGCAAAACGGGACGCCGGCCGTGGCAAGCACAGCGTTTGA